A region from the Andrena cerasifolii isolate SP2316 chromosome 11, iyAndCera1_principal, whole genome shotgun sequence genome encodes:
- the LOC143374933 gene encoding leucine-rich repeat-containing protein 51 isoform X1 produces the protein MDGSLPYVDSISDYRRNEQQEMMIAAPLDLSFKNASSMKDLAAKRPQAARTGKVPLRTPTDRFVTSSLWLSNNSLTSMDGLENLAQKILDDPAYLSWLDLSFNEIGRIGDDILKFLNLKILYLHGNNISNINDVTKLKTLHKLKSLTLHGNPVENLPYYRGYIVHVLPQLVMLDFSAVLTTEKKRAPPPGFYKMIHGTT, from the exons atggaCGGCAGTCTTCCATACGTGGATTCAATTTCCGATTACAGACGAAATGAACAGCAAGAAATGATGATAGCTGCTCCATTGGACTTGTCATTTAAAAATGCATCCTCCATGAAAG ATTTGGCAGCGAAACGCCCTCAAGCAGCACGAACAGGCAAAGTGCCGTTACGAACGCCAACAGACCGGTTCGTAACGAGTTCGTTGTGGTTAAGCAATAATTCGCTTACCTCAATGGATGGATTGGAGAATCTTGCCCAGAAAATTCTCGATGACCCCGCATACCTTAGCTGGCTCGATCTTTCCTTTAACGAGATAGGGAGAATCGGAGATGATATTCTGAAATTCTTGAATTTAAAAATCCTTTACTTGCATGGGAACAATATATCGAACATCAATGACGTTACGAAATTGAAAACTCTGCATAAACTTAAGTCTTTAACGTTGCATGGAAATCCGGTTGAGAATCTCCCGTATTACAGGGGATATATCGTTCACGTTCTTCCGCAATTGGTGATGCTAGACTTTTCAGCGGTGCTAACCACCGAAAAGAAAAGGGCCCCGCCACCTGGGTTTTATAAAATGATACATGGCACTACATGa
- the Borr gene encoding borealin-related: protein MPRTKNVRKSKQEQKSTEESDLLVKDFERQAHLRILKMEAEGKMGIKSFETFVDVTLARLPPEIRQMTIGEILSYEYDNQKENCNHVSSSVDDCFLPLASGTLKGKKNAKRITSASDDGYVTEGVPGTRPSRASKKIVGPTTNRRTRSSSRSSKTKLTEISLATLKKNKKERGKESMKADAFKTPALLKPSRHEYGMVTPKIKPNTPLNVLRRPRQGEMVLSMQGSPLLVSAVIQEDTANINVPLRNGNVISLLPNDGLRMSNIPTLDPETMRQLETLKNHIEKVISNK from the coding sequence ATGCCGCGAACGAAAAATGTTCGGAAATCAAAACAGGAACAGAAGTCCACGGAGGAGAGTGATTTATTAGTGAAAGATTTCGAGCGACAGGCGCATTTGCGAATATTAAAAATGGAAGCAGAAGGAAAAATGGGGATAAAGAGTTTCGAAACATTCGTTGACGTTACTTTGGCGCGGCTGCCGCCCGAGATACGGCAGATGACCATCGGTGAGATACTAAGCTACGAGTACGACAACCAGAAAGAGAACTGCAACCATGTTTCGTCGTCCGTTGACGACTGTTTCTTACCGTTGGCTTCAGGGACGCTAAAAGGGAAGAAGAATGCGAAAAGAATCACATCTGCGTCCGATGACGGGTACGTGACCGAGGGAGTTCCCGGGACGCGTCCCTCGAGGGCTTCGAAGAAGATTGTCGGACCCACCACGAACAGAAGAACGCGTAGTTCCTCCAGGAGCAGCAAGACGAAACTAACAGAGATTAGTCTGGCAACCTTGAAGAAAAACAAGAAGGAACGCGGTAAGGAATCCATGAAAGCTGATGCGTTTAAAACCCCTGCGCTTCTAAAGCCTTCGAGACATGAGTACGGCATGGTGACACCAAAAATTAAGCCCAATACACCATTAAATGTACTGAGGCGTCCAAGGCAAGGAGAAATGGTCCTTAGCATGCAAGGTAGTCCTCTGTTGGTTTCCGCCGTGATCCAGGAAGATACCGCCAACATTAACGTGCCTTTGCGCAATGGCAATGTTATATCCTTGCTACCCAACGATGGGCTACGTATGTCCAACATTCCAACATTAGATCCAGAAACCATGCGACAATTAGAAACATTGAAAAATCATATCGAGAAAGTTATTTCAAACAAATAA
- the LOC143374933 gene encoding leucine-rich repeat-containing protein 51 isoform X2 has translation MMIAAPLDLSFKNASSMKDLAAKRPQAARTGKVPLRTPTDRFVTSSLWLSNNSLTSMDGLENLAQKILDDPAYLSWLDLSFNEIGRIGDDILKFLNLKILYLHGNNISNINDVTKLKTLHKLKSLTLHGNPVENLPYYRGYIVHVLPQLVMLDFSAVLTTEKKRAPPPGFYKMIHGTT, from the exons ATGATGATAGCTGCTCCATTGGACTTGTCATTTAAAAATGCATCCTCCATGAAAG ATTTGGCAGCGAAACGCCCTCAAGCAGCACGAACAGGCAAAGTGCCGTTACGAACGCCAACAGACCGGTTCGTAACGAGTTCGTTGTGGTTAAGCAATAATTCGCTTACCTCAATGGATGGATTGGAGAATCTTGCCCAGAAAATTCTCGATGACCCCGCATACCTTAGCTGGCTCGATCTTTCCTTTAACGAGATAGGGAGAATCGGAGATGATATTCTGAAATTCTTGAATTTAAAAATCCTTTACTTGCATGGGAACAATATATCGAACATCAATGACGTTACGAAATTGAAAACTCTGCATAAACTTAAGTCTTTAACGTTGCATGGAAATCCGGTTGAGAATCTCCCGTATTACAGGGGATATATCGTTCACGTTCTTCCGCAATTGGTGATGCTAGACTTTTCAGCGGTGCTAACCACCGAAAAGAAAAGGGCCCCGCCACCTGGGTTTTATAAAATGATACATGGCACTACATGa
- the Pex5 gene encoding peroxisomal biogenesis factor 5 isoform X1: protein MAFRELVEGDCGGPSSLIHLTSHFVRDHGFKEEGIRHPFGPVEPFQASDSDQLVKQFLEENPSCPQTFRMDNLLQEMREIDQNIHPPIAAPGVAQELTGLDTAWANQYLESGRHFNEHHTDDIWNPEIEQNSNILIQQTHELGLGPKWAEEYIEHSIDAIQSDINKETTGETIENTDNPNFAYSKFMKFMKQEGDVPIDSNQESLPDFDNTSKEWTEQYEANDEKSAEKVSDNSNEEDEVLSKVEEELAVAGNWIDEFQKDNTASDADNYESSFLQLQNEWEKVSSPDEVATRHPWLSEYDTFYDPFKDYEFHEENPMKDIPNALEEGKKRLEAGDLPSAILCFEAAVQQDESDPEAWLLLGKTQAENEQDPLAISALKRCLTLDPVNNNALMALAVSYTNESYQNQACLTLKEWLLKNEKYKHLSVKKANIEQQPKSSVSSILFDDVHEEVKNLYIQAARMNPRDEIDADVQCGLGVLFNLSNEYDKACDCFQAALQARPDDSRLWSRLGATLANGQKSEEAINAYHRALKLAPGFIRARYNLGISCINLGAYKEAGEHLLTALNQQAAGRGAQGENLSPKAMSNTIWSTLRLVISLMHKYHLNEAIENRDLPRLNKEFEII, encoded by the exons TCCATCTTACATCACACTTTGTACGTGATCATGGGTTTAAAGAAGAAGGAATACGTCATCCTTTTGGGCCTGTGGAGCCCTTTCAGGCTTCAGACTCAGATCAGTtagttaaacaatttttagaagaaaatccTTCGTGTCCTCAAACATTTAGAATGGATAATTTATTACAAGAAATGCGTGAAATTGATCAAAACATTCATCCACCTATAGCAGCACCGGGAGTAGCTCAAGAATTAACCGGTTTAGATACAGCTTGGGCGAATCAGTATCTTGAATCGGGACGACATTTTAAT GAACACCATACTGATGATATTTGGAATCCTGAGATAGAACAGAATTCGAATATCTTGATCCAACAGACTCATGAATTAGGATTAGGACCAAAGTGGGCTGAGGAATATATAGAGCACAGTATAGATGCTATACAAAGCGACATAAACAAGGAGACTACGGGAGAAACAATAGAAAATACTGATAATCCTAACTTTGCGTATTCAAAGTTTATGAAATTTATGAAGCAAGAAGGAGATGTTCCAATAGATAGCAATCAAGAATCGCTGCCAGATTTTGATAACACTAGTAAAGAATGGACAGAGCAATATGAAGCAAATGATGAAAAGTCTGCAGAGAAAGTCTCTGATAATAGCAATGAAGAGGACGAGGTTTTAAGTAAGGTAGAAGAAGAATTAGCTGTGGCTGGTAATTGGATAGATGAATTTCAAAAAGACAATACCGCTTCAG ATGCAGATAAttatgagtcttcgtttttacAATTACAAAATGAATGGGAGAAGGTATCGTCCCCCGACGAGGTAGCCACGAGACATCCGTGGCTCTCGGAATACGATACGTTCTACGATCCATTTAAAGATTACGAATTTCACGAGGAGAATCCCATGAAAGATATACCTAATGCATTAGAAGAGGGTAAAAAGAGATTAGAGGCCGGAGATTTACCAAGCGCTATACTTTGTTTCGAGGCAGCAGTGCAGCAAGACGAGAGCGATCCGGAAGCTTGGCTGCTTCTTGGTAAAACGCAAGCGGAAAATGAGCAAGATCCATTAGCCATTTCCGCTTTGAAACGCTGCTTAACTCTCGATCCAGTAAATAACAATGCCCTGATGGCCCTTGCAGTTTCGTACACAAACGAATCCTATCAGAATCAAGCGTGTTTAACTCTAAAAGAATGGTTACTAAAGAATGAAAAGTATAAACATCTCTCGGTAAAAAAGGCTAACATCGAGCAACAGCCAAAATCCAGCGTATCGTCTATTCTGTTTGA TGATGTACACGAAGAGGTGAAAAATCTTTATATCCAAGCTGCGCGAATGAATCCACGGGATGAAATAGATGCCGATGTGCAATGCGGGTTGGGAGTACTTTTTAATTTGTCTAACGAATACGATAAGGCTTGCGATTGTTTCCAGGCAGCGCTACAAGCGCGCCCTGAT GATTCCAGATTGTGGAGCAGATTAGGTGCAACTTTGGCTAACGGTCAGAAATCGGAAGAAGCTATAAACGCGTATCATCGTGCCTTAAAATTAGCGCCGGGATTTATTAGAGCACGTTACAATCTGGGGATTTCTTGCATCAATCTCGGTGCATACAA AGAAGCAGGTGAGCACCTTCTAACGGCTTTAAATCAGCAAGCAGCCGGCCGTGGAGCGCAAGGCGAGAATTTGTCGCCGAAAGCCATGTCGAATACCATTTGGTCAACGTTAAGACTTGTCATTTCGTTGATGCACAAATACCATCTAAACGAAGCTATAGAAAACAG AGACCTACCGAGGTTGAATAAAGAGTTTGAAATTATATGA
- the Pex5 gene encoding peroxisomal biogenesis factor 5 isoform X2 translates to MAFRELVEGDCGGPSSLIHLTSHFVRDHGFKEEGIRHPFGPVEPFQASDSDQLVKQFLEENPSCPQTFRMDNLLQEMREIDQNIHPPIAAPGVAQELTGLDTAWANQYLESGRHFNEHHTDDIWNPEIEQNSNILIQQTHELGLGPKWAEEYIEHSIDAIQSDINKETTGETIENTDNPNFAYSKFMKFMKQEGDVPIDSNQESLPDFDNTSKEWTEQYEANDEKSAEKVSDNSNEEDEVLSKVEEELAVAGNWIDEFQKDNTASDNYESSFLQLQNEWEKVSSPDEVATRHPWLSEYDTFYDPFKDYEFHEENPMKDIPNALEEGKKRLEAGDLPSAILCFEAAVQQDESDPEAWLLLGKTQAENEQDPLAISALKRCLTLDPVNNNALMALAVSYTNESYQNQACLTLKEWLLKNEKYKHLSVKKANIEQQPKSSVSSILFDDVHEEVKNLYIQAARMNPRDEIDADVQCGLGVLFNLSNEYDKACDCFQAALQARPDDSRLWSRLGATLANGQKSEEAINAYHRALKLAPGFIRARYNLGISCINLGAYKEAGEHLLTALNQQAAGRGAQGENLSPKAMSNTIWSTLRLVISLMHKYHLNEAIENRDLPRLNKEFEII, encoded by the exons TCCATCTTACATCACACTTTGTACGTGATCATGGGTTTAAAGAAGAAGGAATACGTCATCCTTTTGGGCCTGTGGAGCCCTTTCAGGCTTCAGACTCAGATCAGTtagttaaacaatttttagaagaaaatccTTCGTGTCCTCAAACATTTAGAATGGATAATTTATTACAAGAAATGCGTGAAATTGATCAAAACATTCATCCACCTATAGCAGCACCGGGAGTAGCTCAAGAATTAACCGGTTTAGATACAGCTTGGGCGAATCAGTATCTTGAATCGGGACGACATTTTAAT GAACACCATACTGATGATATTTGGAATCCTGAGATAGAACAGAATTCGAATATCTTGATCCAACAGACTCATGAATTAGGATTAGGACCAAAGTGGGCTGAGGAATATATAGAGCACAGTATAGATGCTATACAAAGCGACATAAACAAGGAGACTACGGGAGAAACAATAGAAAATACTGATAATCCTAACTTTGCGTATTCAAAGTTTATGAAATTTATGAAGCAAGAAGGAGATGTTCCAATAGATAGCAATCAAGAATCGCTGCCAGATTTTGATAACACTAGTAAAGAATGGACAGAGCAATATGAAGCAAATGATGAAAAGTCTGCAGAGAAAGTCTCTGATAATAGCAATGAAGAGGACGAGGTTTTAAGTAAGGTAGAAGAAGAATTAGCTGTGGCTGGTAATTGGATAGATGAATTTCAAAAAGACAATACCGCTTCAG ATAAttatgagtcttcgtttttacAATTACAAAATGAATGGGAGAAGGTATCGTCCCCCGACGAGGTAGCCACGAGACATCCGTGGCTCTCGGAATACGATACGTTCTACGATCCATTTAAAGATTACGAATTTCACGAGGAGAATCCCATGAAAGATATACCTAATGCATTAGAAGAGGGTAAAAAGAGATTAGAGGCCGGAGATTTACCAAGCGCTATACTTTGTTTCGAGGCAGCAGTGCAGCAAGACGAGAGCGATCCGGAAGCTTGGCTGCTTCTTGGTAAAACGCAAGCGGAAAATGAGCAAGATCCATTAGCCATTTCCGCTTTGAAACGCTGCTTAACTCTCGATCCAGTAAATAACAATGCCCTGATGGCCCTTGCAGTTTCGTACACAAACGAATCCTATCAGAATCAAGCGTGTTTAACTCTAAAAGAATGGTTACTAAAGAATGAAAAGTATAAACATCTCTCGGTAAAAAAGGCTAACATCGAGCAACAGCCAAAATCCAGCGTATCGTCTATTCTGTTTGA TGATGTACACGAAGAGGTGAAAAATCTTTATATCCAAGCTGCGCGAATGAATCCACGGGATGAAATAGATGCCGATGTGCAATGCGGGTTGGGAGTACTTTTTAATTTGTCTAACGAATACGATAAGGCTTGCGATTGTTTCCAGGCAGCGCTACAAGCGCGCCCTGAT GATTCCAGATTGTGGAGCAGATTAGGTGCAACTTTGGCTAACGGTCAGAAATCGGAAGAAGCTATAAACGCGTATCATCGTGCCTTAAAATTAGCGCCGGGATTTATTAGAGCACGTTACAATCTGGGGATTTCTTGCATCAATCTCGGTGCATACAA AGAAGCAGGTGAGCACCTTCTAACGGCTTTAAATCAGCAAGCAGCCGGCCGTGGAGCGCAAGGCGAGAATTTGTCGCCGAAAGCCATGTCGAATACCATTTGGTCAACGTTAAGACTTGTCATTTCGTTGATGCACAAATACCATCTAAACGAAGCTATAGAAAACAG AGACCTACCGAGGTTGAATAAAGAGTTTGAAATTATATGA
- the Pex5 gene encoding peroxisomal biogenesis factor 5 isoform X3: MGLKKKEYVILLGLWSPFRLQTQITAPGVAQELTGLDTAWANQYLESGRHFNEHHTDDIWNPEIEQNSNILIQQTHELGLGPKWAEEYIEHSIDAIQSDINKETTGETIENTDNPNFAYSKFMKFMKQEGDVPIDSNQESLPDFDNTSKEWTEQYEANDEKSAEKVSDNSNEEDEVLSKVEEELAVAGNWIDEFQKDNTASDADNYESSFLQLQNEWEKVSSPDEVATRHPWLSEYDTFYDPFKDYEFHEENPMKDIPNALEEGKKRLEAGDLPSAILCFEAAVQQDESDPEAWLLLGKTQAENEQDPLAISALKRCLTLDPVNNNALMALAVSYTNESYQNQACLTLKEWLLKNEKYKHLSVKKANIEQQPKSSVSSILFDDVHEEVKNLYIQAARMNPRDEIDADVQCGLGVLFNLSNEYDKACDCFQAALQARPDDSRLWSRLGATLANGQKSEEAINAYHRALKLAPGFIRARYNLGISCINLGAYKEAGEHLLTALNQQAAGRGAQGENLSPKAMSNTIWSTLRLVISLMHKYHLNEAIENRDLPRLNKEFEII; this comes from the exons ATGGGTTTAAAGAAGAAGGAATACGTCATCCTTTTGGGCCTGTGGAGCCCTTTCAGGCTTCAGACTCAGATCA CAGCACCGGGAGTAGCTCAAGAATTAACCGGTTTAGATACAGCTTGGGCGAATCAGTATCTTGAATCGGGACGACATTTTAAT GAACACCATACTGATGATATTTGGAATCCTGAGATAGAACAGAATTCGAATATCTTGATCCAACAGACTCATGAATTAGGATTAGGACCAAAGTGGGCTGAGGAATATATAGAGCACAGTATAGATGCTATACAAAGCGACATAAACAAGGAGACTACGGGAGAAACAATAGAAAATACTGATAATCCTAACTTTGCGTATTCAAAGTTTATGAAATTTATGAAGCAAGAAGGAGATGTTCCAATAGATAGCAATCAAGAATCGCTGCCAGATTTTGATAACACTAGTAAAGAATGGACAGAGCAATATGAAGCAAATGATGAAAAGTCTGCAGAGAAAGTCTCTGATAATAGCAATGAAGAGGACGAGGTTTTAAGTAAGGTAGAAGAAGAATTAGCTGTGGCTGGTAATTGGATAGATGAATTTCAAAAAGACAATACCGCTTCAG ATGCAGATAAttatgagtcttcgtttttacAATTACAAAATGAATGGGAGAAGGTATCGTCCCCCGACGAGGTAGCCACGAGACATCCGTGGCTCTCGGAATACGATACGTTCTACGATCCATTTAAAGATTACGAATTTCACGAGGAGAATCCCATGAAAGATATACCTAATGCATTAGAAGAGGGTAAAAAGAGATTAGAGGCCGGAGATTTACCAAGCGCTATACTTTGTTTCGAGGCAGCAGTGCAGCAAGACGAGAGCGATCCGGAAGCTTGGCTGCTTCTTGGTAAAACGCAAGCGGAAAATGAGCAAGATCCATTAGCCATTTCCGCTTTGAAACGCTGCTTAACTCTCGATCCAGTAAATAACAATGCCCTGATGGCCCTTGCAGTTTCGTACACAAACGAATCCTATCAGAATCAAGCGTGTTTAACTCTAAAAGAATGGTTACTAAAGAATGAAAAGTATAAACATCTCTCGGTAAAAAAGGCTAACATCGAGCAACAGCCAAAATCCAGCGTATCGTCTATTCTGTTTGA TGATGTACACGAAGAGGTGAAAAATCTTTATATCCAAGCTGCGCGAATGAATCCACGGGATGAAATAGATGCCGATGTGCAATGCGGGTTGGGAGTACTTTTTAATTTGTCTAACGAATACGATAAGGCTTGCGATTGTTTCCAGGCAGCGCTACAAGCGCGCCCTGAT GATTCCAGATTGTGGAGCAGATTAGGTGCAACTTTGGCTAACGGTCAGAAATCGGAAGAAGCTATAAACGCGTATCATCGTGCCTTAAAATTAGCGCCGGGATTTATTAGAGCACGTTACAATCTGGGGATTTCTTGCATCAATCTCGGTGCATACAA AGAAGCAGGTGAGCACCTTCTAACGGCTTTAAATCAGCAAGCAGCCGGCCGTGGAGCGCAAGGCGAGAATTTGTCGCCGAAAGCCATGTCGAATACCATTTGGTCAACGTTAAGACTTGTCATTTCGTTGATGCACAAATACCATCTAAACGAAGCTATAGAAAACAG AGACCTACCGAGGTTGAATAAAGAGTTTGAAATTATATGA
- the LOC143374791 gene encoding BLOC-2 complex member HPS3 codes for MVRVITVHNFLGQNITQIEEPTASCIANASGREMLLLALSTHCVEVWELMMSDIKLRTVFPTVDMISQMVHCAKGDYVVTLESKYARDASVNSHIGKATNNFVRIYVNWAIVKDQSQPMRARIAGRVTPSLNRPLNSLEMIELPLSIQPTLIACCQSTGNLLVASGNSAILHEYKVETQQVSKMKFIDFEARPWSLGLSFSPTRMEIVEDFISVMDKSNLCVFRLTNSMYEDIDQLSSLTSTNSSSIDKTSISTDSSLVENSNNTGNQDDSTISQAPSSKHKSPVQNPHFVASENNYTSRGNSKTKAKKRKNSKTNVWCKLDTGDFDKIKSNNNKDVIDLDHLMYNERDELQRLIAQAIDGNPQPLTVSFPSISLERAGPGHTLSPFILNPHDTRVIIKTNSPDLGWSENYTIKNLLSLKIMPANNKSKLDGNSELFSCLLLKPLYMKKECNSFCLKKSILRSDKYKYLQGVSCFLCTLQEGYLYHFSTTSSSPMDATCLTTYPFTAPVNHVALEHSALHALTEAGLESYTLRLSHHVARTTSNIDNYNVTCPSVSEPVCLIGLRPFLGIQQLLQSKSYLVLLARAENSWTLYSLISPKLENLYYDILNAAKSHKSSSPSTYRHLLGEAHALIRLAKDTTYNCLNIDECEDTASRNGLKLRNLYNQSCALLADYYIRSEYESDWDLCIPYYKMSGLKPSEVLSRKSSQDAPGLVTFLTEVLLTLKSGSEADALFQGFNIVEIICKLKKGDLLKLIFGSPVLREYTTEKLIHLLQLYETDELVKLALALLYIQAEKQEQAEKILEPVSAQCIKRVVVEHWDLLFDMTAMKKRSPMIPTFSDFAGTLMRQKNKTFAEILIQIIEDDEILSLHQIIQVFLEYLPSRVGRDGHNAAMALQVFLEKYLHNYISIKLIADASVINKSHIRQDFALVEAFKLLVRSYLGKLSQTKVYKVENKENIDENYANFIFSKFRPDYLNRMPPYAKDYQKMLNANNLKDLANIGKTDSEKNIPAELFKLQLLLSCDFVPNECLHEVKQFLETQDIDGSLSLKTLCIQDTEEVTVILMESCPQAVVQYAKDIYTTESEWKYLIELTQNKISTSITQQDLHWMHSQIMKEILNHLPHTLSLESLHRVVPKDDVIAFQKCTEMCTQIMHAEHVKSLIMETGQQLLTTLKL; via the exons ATGGTGCGTGTAATCACGGTACACAATTTTTTGGGGCAAAACATCACTCAAATCGAGGAGCCCACTGCGAGCTGCATAGCGAACGCGTCTGGCCGTGAAATGCTCCTCTTGGCCCTTTCGACGCACTGTGTCGAGGTATGGGAATTGATGATGTCTGATATAAAGCTGCGCACCGTCTTCCCAACAGTTGACATGATCAGTCAAATGGTACACTGTGCCAAAGGAGATTATGTCGTGACATTAGAATCAAAGTATGCCAGAGACGCGAGCGTTAATAGCCATATTGGGAAAGCCACTAATAATTTTGTTAGAATTTATGTTAACTGGGCCATAGTAAAAGACCAAAGTCAGCCTATGCGAGCTAGAATAGCAGGGCGTGTGACTCCGAGCTTAAATAGACCACTGAATAGCTTGGAGATGATAGAATTACCTCTAAGTATACAGCCGACATTGATCGCATGCTGCCAAAGTACTGGTAATCTTCTAGTAGCATCGGGAAATAGTGCTATTCTTCACGAGTACAAAGTCGAGACTCAACAAGTATCTAAGATGAAGTTTATAGATTTCGAGGCAAGACCGTGGTCCTTGGGACTCTCGTTTTCTCCTACGCGCATGGAAATCGTTGAAGATTTTATATCGGTTATGGATAAATCAAACTTATGCGTCTTTCGACTGACCAATTCGATGTACGAAGACATCGATCAGCTCAGCTCTCTGACATCAACAAATTCCTCGTCCATCGATAAAACTTCTATATCCACTGATTCGTCGCTCGTGGAAAACAGTAATAATACGGGGAACCAAGATGATAGCACAATATCGCAAGCACCGAGTTCGAAACATAAAAGTCCTGTGCAGAATCCTCACTTTGTTGCATCAGAAAATAATTATACCAGTAGGGGGAACTCAAAGACCAAGGCTAAGAAGCGTAAGAACTCCAAAACAAATGTATGGTGCAAATTGGATACAGGAGATTTCGATAAAATAAAATCTAATAATAACAAGGATGTCATAGATCTGGATCACTTAATGTACAATGAAAGAGACGAATTACAGAGATTAATTGCTCAAGCTATCGATGGAAATCCACAACCGCTGACTGTTAGCTTCCCATCGATAAGTTTAGAAAGAGCAGGGCCCGGGCATACCTTAAGCCCGTTCATATTAAATCCACACGACACGAGAgttataattaaaacaaactccCCCGACTTGGGCTGGTCAGAaaattatacaataaaaaaCTTATTATCTCTCAAGATCATGCCAGCTAATAACAAGTCGAAGCTCGACGGAAACTCAGAGCTATTCAGCTGCCTGCTACTCAAGCCATTATACATGAAAAAGGAGTGCAACAGTTTTTGCTTAAAGAAGTCGATTCTTAGAtcagataaatacaaatatttgcAGGGTGTGAGTTGTTTCCTGTGCACACTGCAAGAAGGATATCTTTATCATTTCTCCACTACCAGCTCGAGTCCTATGGACGCAACCTGCTTAACTACTTATCCGTTTACCGCACCTGTTAATCACGTAGCACTGGAACACTCCGCCCTGCACGCCTTGACCGAAGCTGGCCTCGAATCATACACATTACGTTTATCCCACCACGTCGCAAGAACGACGAGCAACATCGATAATTATAACGTTACATGCCCGAGCGTCTCCGAACCTGTCTGTTTGATCGGTTTACGACCGTTTCTGGGGATACAGCAATTACTACAGAGCAAAAGCTACTTAGTTCTCCTAGCCAGAGCTGAGAACTCCTGGACCTTGTACTCCTTAATCTCACCTAAACTGGAGAACTTGTATTACGATATTTTAAATGCGGCAAAGAGTCACAAGTCTTCTAGTCCCAGCACTTACAGACATCTATTGGGAGAAGCCCATGCTCTGATACGGCTGGCGAAAGACACTACTTACAATTGTTTGAACATCGACGAGTGCGAAGATACCGCAAGCAGAAACGGGCTGAAATTGAGAAACTTGTATAATCAATCTTGCGCACTGCTCGCAGACTATTATATCCGATCGGAGTACGAGTCAGATTGGGATCTCTGTATACCCTACTATAAAATGTCTGGATTGAAACCCTCCGAGGTGTTATCCAGAAAATCAAGCCAAGATGCGCCAGGTCTTGTTACATTTCTAACAGAAGTACTTCTGACACTGAAAAGTGGTTCAGAAGCCGATGCTCTGTTCCAAGGGTTTAATATTGTAGAAATAATCTGTAAGTTGAAGAAAGGGGACTTGCTGAAATTGATCTTTGGTAGTCCTGTATTGAGAGAGTACACTACAGAGAAGTTAATACATCTTTTACAATTGTACGAGACCGACGAGCTAGTCAAACTAGCTTTGGCACTTTTATATATTCAAGCGGAGAAACAAGAGCAAGCGGAGAAAATTCTTGAGCCAGTTTCTGCGCAATGTATCAAAAGGGTAGTTGTAGAGCATTGGGATTTATTGTTTGACATGACGGCGATGAAGAAGAGGAGCCCGATGATCCCAACATTCTCTGACTTTGCTGGGACGTTGATGCGCCAGAAAAACAAGACTTTCGCCGAGATTCTCATACAGATAATAGAAGACGATGAAATACTGTCCCTTCATCAGATTATACAAGTGTTTCTGGAGTATCTGCCCTCGAGGGTAGGCCGAGATGGTCACAACGCAGCAATGGCGCTGCAAGTTTTCCTCGAGAAATACCTTCACAATTACATCAGTATAAAGTTAATCGCAGACGCGTCTGTTATAAATAAAAGTCATATACGTCAGGATTTCGCTCTGGTCGAAGCGTTCAAGCTATTAGTGCGATCGTATCTTGGCAAATTGTCTCAAACCAAAGTGTACAAAGTAGAGAATAAAGAGAACATTGATGAAAATTACGCCAATTTCATATTCTCGAAGTTTAGGCCCGATTACCTAAACAGAATGCCTCCGTACGCGAAGGATTATCAGAAAATGTTGAACGCGAATAACTTGAAGGATCTAGCTAACATAGGCAAGACTGACTCCGAGAAGAATATACCCGCGGAATTGTTCAAGTTACAATTGTTACTGTCGTGCGATTTTGTACCGAACGAATGCTTGCACGAGGTGAAGCAATTCCTCGAAACCCAAGACATTGACGGCAGCTTGTCGTTGAAAACGCTCTGCATTCAGGATACGGAAGAAGTAACAGTTATTCTAATGGAGAGCTGTCCTCAGGCTGTTGTACAATATGCAAAG GATATTTACACTACAGAGTCTGAATGGAAATACCTAATCGAGTTAactcaaaataaaatttctacttcGATCACGCAACAAGATTTGCATTGGATGCATTCGCAAATTATGAAAG AAATTTTAAATCATCTGCCGCACACGTTGTCCTTAGAAAGCTTACACCGAGTGGTCCCAAAAGACGACGTCATTGCGTTCCAAAAATGTACCGAGATGTGCACTCAGATTATGCACGCGGAGCACGTTAAGTCTTTAATAATGGAAACTGGGCAACAGCTATTGACGACTCTAAAGTTATGA